From Actinosynnema mirum DSM 43827, a single genomic window includes:
- the malQ gene encoding 4-alpha-glucanotransferase, protein MDEELAALARAHGVATWYEDSGDTRVEVDADVVVAVLAQLGVDASTPEAVRAALAVPTPPPATIVLREGELLEGDGTVALEDGGSARLPAVLPLGYHRLGARTVVVAPTRLPPVPRAWGWMLQLYAMRSEQSWGMGDYGDLATTARRSATELGAGVLLVNPVQAISPTHPVERSPYSPSSRRFANPLYLRVTDLEEFHRAPAEVRRAVVAQRPENADLIDYDAVWAAKRAALELLWSDREHDLPEDPDLLDFARFCAIAERHGPDWRHWPADQQDPATATADPERVAFHAWLQTLCERQLADARAAASAMPVGIVHDLPVGVHPGGADTWALRDAFAAGVRVGAPPDAFNQLGQDWNLPPWRPDRLAEQGYEPFRAVLRGVLRHADGIRVDHVAGLWRLWWIPPGEPAKRGTYVHYDADAMLAVLTLEAHRAGAVVVGEDLGTVEDRVTEELHERGALSSAVLWFQRDYDQPGHPLIPPKGWTTSAMASVSTHDLPTLAGFLQAEHVRIRAELGLFEVDPKGEFEAAEAERDQLVELLRQEGVLGDDLLVSFHALLAEAPSVLVLTSPQDAVGETRQPNLPGTVDQYPNWRIPLPGGLDAFLTDPRVRAIAAALRAGRAR, encoded by the coding sequence GTGGACGAGGAGCTGGCCGCGCTGGCCCGTGCGCACGGAGTCGCCACCTGGTACGAGGACTCGGGCGACACGCGGGTCGAGGTGGACGCCGACGTGGTCGTGGCCGTGCTGGCCCAGCTCGGCGTCGACGCCTCCACCCCGGAGGCCGTCCGCGCCGCGCTCGCCGTCCCGACCCCGCCGCCCGCCACGATCGTCCTGCGCGAGGGCGAGCTCCTGGAGGGCGACGGGACGGTCGCCCTGGAGGACGGCGGTTCCGCCCGGCTCCCGGCCGTCCTCCCGCTCGGCTACCACCGCCTCGGCGCCCGCACCGTCGTCGTCGCCCCGACGAGGCTCCCGCCGGTCCCCAGGGCCTGGGGCTGGATGCTCCAGCTGTACGCGATGCGCTCCGAGCAGTCCTGGGGCATGGGCGACTACGGCGACCTCGCCACCACCGCCCGCCGCTCCGCCACCGAGCTGGGCGCGGGCGTCCTGCTGGTCAACCCGGTGCAGGCCATCAGCCCCACTCACCCGGTCGAGCGATCGCCCTACTCGCCGAGCAGCCGCCGGTTCGCCAACCCGCTGTACCTGCGCGTCACCGACCTGGAGGAGTTCCACCGCGCCCCGGCCGAGGTCCGGCGCGCGGTCGTGGCCCAGCGCCCGGAGAACGCCGACCTGATCGACTACGACGCCGTGTGGGCCGCGAAGAGGGCCGCGCTCGAACTGCTCTGGTCCGACCGCGAGCACGACCTCCCCGAGGACCCCGACCTCCTGGACTTCGCCCGGTTCTGCGCCATCGCCGAGCGGCACGGCCCCGACTGGCGGCACTGGCCCGCCGACCAGCAGGACCCGGCCACCGCCACCGCCGACCCCGAGCGCGTCGCCTTCCACGCCTGGCTCCAGACCCTGTGCGAGCGCCAGCTCGCCGACGCCCGCGCCGCCGCCTCCGCCATGCCCGTCGGCATCGTCCACGACCTCCCGGTCGGCGTGCACCCCGGCGGCGCCGACACCTGGGCCCTGCGCGACGCCTTCGCCGCGGGCGTGCGCGTCGGAGCCCCGCCGGACGCCTTCAACCAGCTCGGCCAGGACTGGAACCTGCCGCCGTGGCGCCCCGACCGCCTCGCCGAGCAGGGCTACGAGCCGTTCCGCGCCGTGCTGCGCGGCGTCCTGCGGCACGCCGACGGCATCCGCGTCGACCACGTCGCCGGGCTGTGGCGGCTGTGGTGGATCCCGCCGGGCGAGCCCGCCAAGCGCGGCACGTACGTGCACTACGACGCCGACGCCATGCTCGCCGTCCTCACCCTGGAGGCGCACCGCGCGGGCGCCGTCGTCGTCGGCGAGGACCTGGGCACCGTCGAGGACCGCGTCACCGAGGAGCTGCACGAGCGCGGCGCCCTCAGCTCCGCCGTCCTGTGGTTCCAGCGCGACTACGACCAGCCCGGCCACCCCCTCATCCCGCCCAAGGGCTGGACCACCTCCGCGATGGCGAGCGTGTCCACCCACGACCTGCCGACGCTCGCCGGGTTCCTGCAGGCCGAGCACGTCCGGATCAGGGCCGAACTCGGGTTGTTTGAAGTCGACCCGAAAGGGGAATTCGAGGCCGCCGAGGCTGAACGAGACCAGTTGGTCGAGCTGCTGCGGCAGGAAGGGGTCCTCGGTGACGACCTGCTCGTGTCGTTCCACGCGCTGCTCGCCGAGGCGCCTTCGGTGCTCGTGCTGACCTCCCCGCAGGACGCGGTGGGCGAGACCCGCCAGCCGAACCTGCCAGGAACCGTCGACCAGTACCCGAACTGGCGCATCCCGCTCCCCGGCGGGCTGGACGCCTTCCTGACCGACCCGCGCGTGCGCGCCATCGCCGCCGCGTTGCGCGCGGGACGTGCCCGATGA
- a CDS encoding LacI family DNA-binding transcriptional regulator, which yields MTSMSDVAKAAGVSAATVSRALRGEPGVSESTREHVAEVAKRMRYAIARDASSLAGGRRYAVAVLTADVGLGDLLAGAESALREAGYDVLLYVLNDPAARARFFDQVPTGRRVDGVLALAIRPTEAERAALDGAGVPVVLVEDGDLGEAVALAARHLIGHGHREVALVLAEDVDESLDGVLAAEGLVVRPEWTVWSSPTVAGGEQVVDALLDGGALPTAVISSSGEMALGAYLRLRRDGREDVSVVSLEGAELARAVGITAVEGAWRERGEHATAALLSALRGDAQPHPEALAPPSAQLVVRGSSGPAPRSGANPTTVAP from the coding sequence ATGACCAGCATGTCCGACGTGGCGAAGGCCGCCGGGGTCTCCGCGGCGACGGTGTCGCGCGCGCTGCGCGGCGAGCCGGGGGTGTCGGAGAGCACCCGCGAGCACGTCGCCGAGGTGGCCAAGCGGATGCGCTACGCGATCGCCCGCGACGCCTCCAGCCTCGCGGGCGGCAGGCGCTACGCGGTCGCGGTGCTCACCGCCGACGTCGGGCTCGGCGACCTGCTCGCGGGCGCCGAGTCCGCGCTGCGCGAGGCGGGCTACGACGTGCTGCTGTACGTGCTCAACGACCCCGCCGCGCGCGCCCGCTTCTTCGACCAGGTGCCCACCGGCCGCCGCGTCGACGGGGTGCTGGCGCTGGCCATAAGGCCCACCGAGGCCGAGCGCGCCGCGCTGGACGGGGCCGGTGTGCCGGTCGTGCTGGTGGAGGACGGCGACCTGGGCGAGGCCGTCGCGCTGGCCGCCAGGCACCTCATCGGGCACGGCCACCGCGAGGTCGCGCTGGTGCTCGCCGAGGACGTGGACGAGTCCCTGGACGGGGTGCTGGCCGCCGAGGGGCTGGTGGTGCGTCCGGAGTGGACGGTGTGGTCCTCGCCGACGGTCGCGGGCGGCGAGCAGGTGGTCGACGCGCTGCTCGACGGCGGGGCCCTGCCCACGGCGGTGATCAGCTCCAGCGGCGAGATGGCGCTCGGCGCGTACCTGCGGCTGCGCCGGGACGGCCGCGAGGACGTGTCGGTGGTCAGCCTGGAGGGCGCGGAGCTGGCGCGGGCGGTGGGCATCACCGCCGTGGAGGGCGCGTGGCGCGAACGCGGCGAGCACGCCACGGCCGCGCTGCTGTCCGCCCTGCGCGGCGACGCCCAGCCGCACCCGGAGGCGCTCGCCCCGCCCTCGGCGCAACTCGTGGTGCGGGGGTCCAGCGGTCCCGCGCCGCGCAGCGGCGCGAACCCCACGACCGTCGCACCCTAG
- the treY gene encoding malto-oligosyltrehalose synthase, whose protein sequence is MLDYLGSLGAGALYASPLLEAVPGSTHGYDVTDPARARADFGGEQGRASLAKAVRGAGLGFVVDIVPNHMAVDSTPVNAWWTDVMERGQGSPYARYFDIDWSDGTLLLPFAGDEESEEEHEHYRLAFWRRGNAELNYRRFFDITTLAAVRVEDPEVFEATHGEVLRWVAEGDVTGLRVDHPDGLADPGGYARDLAARSGAWVVVEKILGPDESLPVSWPVAGTTGYDALREVCGLFVDPAGEGPFTDLAVELGVPTDFAAVEHECRALVASTILSAEVRRIAALLEPSLPEGVDVEQAREAVAAVMAAFPVYRSYLPEGEQDWATAVRRAGGPAAEALDAAVRADPTGELATRIQQTSGMVVAKGTEDTAFYRFTRFVALNEVGGAPDRFGVTPEEFHRRAAARESGSPDTMTALSTHDTKRSEDVRARLAVLAEVPDEFAAAVRRWSAAHPIDEPSLNALAWQSLVGAWPVTADRMRAYLEKAAKESKVRTTWVDHDEEFEAAVDAWPAAVLGSETAGEVAAFVDGIVDAGWSNALGQKLVQLTAPGVPDVYQGTELWDLSLVDPDNRRPVDYAPRRALLERIDSGWLPDVDDSGAAKLLVTSRALRLRGQRPELFRGYRPVPAAGPASAHALAFERTGLITVATRLPVGLARAGGWGGTVLPLPPGEWTDVLTGRVVTGSAPALADLLDRYPVALLVRGDR, encoded by the coding sequence GTGCTCGACTACCTCGGCTCGCTCGGCGCGGGCGCCCTCTACGCGTCCCCGCTGCTGGAGGCCGTCCCCGGCTCCACGCACGGCTACGACGTCACCGACCCCGCCCGCGCCCGCGCCGACTTCGGCGGCGAGCAGGGCCGGGCGTCGCTGGCCAAGGCCGTGCGCGGCGCGGGCCTCGGGTTCGTGGTCGACATCGTGCCCAACCACATGGCCGTCGACTCCACCCCGGTCAACGCCTGGTGGACCGACGTCATGGAGCGCGGCCAGGGCTCCCCGTACGCCCGCTACTTCGACATCGACTGGTCCGACGGCACGCTGCTGCTGCCGTTCGCGGGCGACGAGGAGTCCGAGGAGGAGCACGAGCACTACCGGCTCGCGTTCTGGCGGCGCGGCAACGCCGAGCTGAACTACCGCCGCTTCTTCGACATCACCACCCTCGCCGCCGTCCGCGTCGAGGACCCCGAGGTGTTCGAGGCCACCCACGGCGAGGTGCTGCGCTGGGTCGCCGAGGGCGACGTCACCGGCCTGCGCGTCGACCACCCGGACGGCCTCGCCGACCCCGGCGGGTACGCCCGCGACCTGGCCGCGCGCAGCGGCGCGTGGGTCGTCGTGGAGAAGATCCTCGGCCCCGACGAGTCGCTGCCGGTCAGCTGGCCCGTCGCGGGCACCACCGGCTACGACGCGCTGCGCGAGGTGTGCGGGCTGTTCGTCGACCCGGCGGGGGAGGGGCCGTTCACCGACCTCGCGGTCGAGCTGGGCGTGCCCACCGACTTCGCCGCCGTCGAGCACGAGTGCCGCGCGCTGGTCGCGTCCACGATCCTGAGCGCCGAGGTGCGCCGGATCGCCGCGCTGCTCGAACCCTCCCTCCCCGAGGGCGTGGACGTCGAGCAGGCCCGCGAGGCCGTCGCCGCCGTCATGGCCGCGTTCCCGGTGTACCGCTCCTACCTGCCCGAGGGCGAGCAGGACTGGGCCACCGCCGTGCGCCGCGCGGGCGGCCCGGCCGCCGAGGCGCTCGACGCCGCCGTGCGCGCCGACCCGACCGGCGAGCTGGCCACCCGCATCCAGCAGACCTCCGGCATGGTCGTCGCCAAGGGCACCGAGGACACCGCGTTCTACCGGTTCACCCGGTTCGTCGCCCTCAACGAGGTCGGCGGCGCGCCCGACCGGTTCGGCGTCACCCCCGAGGAGTTCCACCGCAGGGCCGCCGCCCGCGAGTCCGGCTCCCCGGACACCATGACGGCGCTGTCCACGCACGACACCAAGCGCTCCGAGGACGTGCGGGCCCGGCTCGCCGTGCTCGCCGAGGTGCCCGACGAGTTCGCCGCCGCCGTCCGCCGGTGGAGCGCCGCGCACCCCATCGACGAGCCCAGCCTCAACGCGCTGGCCTGGCAGTCGCTGGTGGGCGCCTGGCCGGTCACCGCCGACCGGATGCGCGCCTACCTGGAGAAGGCGGCCAAGGAGTCCAAGGTCCGCACCACCTGGGTCGACCACGACGAGGAGTTCGAGGCCGCCGTCGACGCCTGGCCCGCCGCCGTGCTCGGCTCGGAGACGGCGGGCGAGGTCGCCGCGTTCGTGGACGGCATCGTGGACGCGGGCTGGTCCAACGCGCTCGGCCAGAAGCTCGTGCAGCTCACCGCGCCGGGCGTGCCCGACGTGTACCAGGGCACCGAGCTGTGGGACCTGTCCCTGGTCGACCCGGACAACCGGCGGCCGGTGGACTACGCGCCCCGGCGGGCCCTGCTGGAGCGCATCGACTCCGGCTGGCTGCCCGACGTCGACGACTCCGGCGCGGCCAAGCTGCTGGTCACCTCGCGCGCGCTGCGGCTGCGCGGGCAGCGGCCCGAGCTGTTCCGCGGCTACCGCCCGGTGCCCGCCGCCGGACCCGCCTCGGCGCACGCGCTCGCGTTCGAGCGCACCGGGCTGATCACCGTCGCGACCCGGCTCCCGGTGGGCCTGGCCCGCGCGGGCGGCTGGGGCGGCACGGTGCTGCCGCTGCCGCCCGGCGAGTGGACCGACGTGCTCACCGGCCGCGTGGTGACCGGCTCCGCGCCCGCGCTGGCCGACCTGCTCGACCGCTACCCCGTCGCCCTGCTCGTGCGAGGAGACCGGTGA
- a CDS encoding peroxiredoxin, whose protein sequence is MKPGDPVNDFTLPDQDGEPRTLSALLADGPVVLFFYPSAMTSGCTAESCHFRDLAAEFAQAGAQRVGISTDSVARQKQFADINSFDYPLLSDADGAVAEAFGVKRRFGPLPVKRHTFVIGTDLTVLEVIKSEFAMNAHADKALAVLRERG, encoded by the coding sequence ATGAAGCCAGGCGATCCGGTCAACGACTTCACGCTGCCCGACCAGGACGGCGAACCGCGCACCCTGTCCGCGCTGCTGGCGGACGGGCCGGTGGTGCTGTTCTTCTACCCGTCGGCGATGACCAGCGGGTGCACGGCCGAGAGCTGCCACTTCCGGGACCTGGCCGCCGAGTTCGCGCAGGCGGGCGCGCAGCGGGTGGGCATCAGCACGGACTCGGTGGCGCGGCAGAAGCAGTTCGCGGACATCAACAGCTTCGACTACCCGCTGCTGTCCGACGCGGACGGGGCGGTGGCCGAGGCGTTCGGGGTGAAGCGGCGGTTCGGGCCGCTGCCGGTGAAGCGGCACACGTTCGTGATCGGGACGGACCTGACGGTGCTGGAGGTGATCAAGTCGGAGTTCGCGATGAACGCGCACGCCGACAAGGCGCTGGCGGTGCTGCGGGAGCGCGGCTGA
- the treZ gene encoding malto-oligosyltrehalose trehalohydrolase: MTFSVWAPDRDGVVVRVDGQDHDMTPVGGGWWHSDATGTDYAFVLDGDALPDPRSLRQPDGVHGPSRAYDHGEFAWTDDRWTGRALPGAVVYELHVGTFTPGGTFDSAVERLDHLADLGVTHVEVLPVNSFDGPSGWGYDGVLWGAVHEPYGGPDGFKRFVDACHARGLAVLLDVVYNHLGPSGAYLDRFGPYFAGSNEWGPGLNLDGPGSDEVRRYVVDNALGWLRDFHVDGLRLDAVHALLDRSATHLLEQLAREVDALSTALGRPLTLIAESDLNDARLVTAREGGGYGLHAQWADDLHHALHVALSGETFGYYPDFEGKLATTLERVFLHDGTWSSFRGRAHGRPVDRERLPGYRFLAYLQNHDQIGNRATGDRLTATVSPERLAIGAAIVLCSPYTPMLFMGEEWGARTPWRFFASFPDPQLAEAVRTGRRREFARHGWGESDVPDPVDPATVEASKLDWAEVSRPEHARVLELHRALIRLRREHPELADPRLDRFRVEQLGSVLVLHRGDLRLLCNLAPAGGVPSGEGAVGAAAGAAVGAGAVGGADGALARPGQSRPGSADAGTPASGARDAEVDLGVAPVAVLLASGEAEVAGQVLSLPAETFAVVQLPGSQPTSVSRSARS; the protein is encoded by the coding sequence GTGACCTTCTCCGTGTGGGCCCCCGACCGGGACGGCGTCGTCGTCCGGGTCGACGGGCAGGACCACGACATGACCCCCGTCGGCGGCGGCTGGTGGCACAGCGACGCCACCGGGACCGACTACGCGTTCGTGCTCGACGGCGACGCCCTCCCGGACCCGCGCTCGCTGCGCCAGCCGGACGGGGTGCACGGGCCGTCCCGCGCCTACGACCACGGCGAGTTCGCCTGGACGGACGACCGGTGGACCGGGCGGGCGCTGCCCGGCGCGGTGGTCTACGAGCTGCACGTCGGCACGTTCACCCCCGGCGGCACCTTCGACTCCGCGGTCGAGCGGCTGGACCACCTCGCCGACCTGGGCGTCACCCACGTCGAGGTGCTGCCGGTCAACTCCTTCGACGGGCCGTCCGGCTGGGGCTACGACGGCGTGCTGTGGGGCGCGGTGCACGAGCCCTACGGCGGGCCGGACGGGTTCAAGCGGTTCGTGGACGCCTGCCACGCGCGCGGCCTGGCCGTGCTGCTGGACGTCGTCTACAACCACCTCGGGCCGTCCGGCGCGTACCTGGACCGGTTCGGGCCGTACTTCGCGGGCAGCAACGAGTGGGGCCCCGGCCTCAACCTGGACGGCCCCGGCTCCGACGAGGTGCGGCGGTACGTCGTCGACAACGCCCTCGGCTGGCTGCGGGACTTCCACGTCGACGGGCTGCGGCTCGACGCCGTGCACGCCCTGCTCGACCGGTCGGCCACGCACCTGCTGGAGCAGCTCGCCCGCGAGGTCGACGCGCTCTCCACCGCGCTCGGCCGCCCGCTCACCCTCATCGCCGAGTCGGACCTCAACGACGCCCGGCTGGTCACCGCGCGCGAGGGCGGCGGCTACGGGCTGCACGCCCAGTGGGCCGACGACCTGCACCACGCGCTGCACGTCGCCCTGTCCGGCGAGACGTTCGGCTACTACCCGGACTTCGAGGGCAAGCTGGCGACCACGCTGGAGCGGGTGTTCCTGCACGACGGCACGTGGTCCTCGTTCCGGGGGCGCGCGCACGGCAGGCCGGTGGACCGCGAGCGGCTGCCCGGCTACCGCTTCCTCGCCTACCTGCAGAACCACGACCAGATCGGCAACCGGGCCACCGGCGACCGGCTGACCGCGACCGTCTCCCCCGAGCGGCTGGCGATCGGGGCGGCGATCGTCCTGTGCTCCCCGTACACGCCGATGCTGTTCATGGGGGAGGAGTGGGGCGCGCGCACGCCGTGGCGGTTCTTCGCCTCGTTCCCGGACCCCCAGCTCGCGGAGGCGGTCCGGACCGGGCGGCGGCGCGAGTTCGCCCGGCACGGGTGGGGCGAGTCGGACGTGCCCGACCCGGTCGACCCGGCCACCGTCGAGGCGTCCAAGCTGGACTGGGCCGAGGTCTCGCGGCCCGAGCACGCGCGGGTGCTGGAGCTGCACCGGGCCCTGATCCGGCTGCGGCGCGAGCACCCGGAGCTGGCCGACCCGAGGTTGGACCGGTTCCGCGTGGAGCAGCTCGGGTCGGTGCTGGTGCTCCACCGGGGCGATCTGCGGCTGCTGTGCAACCTCGCGCCCGCCGGTGGCGTTCCCAGTGGTGAGGGCGCGGTCGGCGCCGCCGCTGGTGCGGCTGTCGGGGCTGGTGCGGTGGGCGGCGCCGACGGCGCCCTCGCCCGGCCGGGCCAGTCACGGCCGGGTTCCGCCGACGCGGGCACCCCCGCTTCAGGGGCCCGCGACGCCGAGGTCGACCTCGGCGTCGCGCCCGTCGCCGTCCTGCTCGCCTCCGGTGAGGCGGAGGTGGCGGGACAGGTGCTCAGCCTGCCCGCGGAGACGTTCGCGGTCGTTCAGCTCCCAGGGAGCCAGCCGACCTCGGTGAGCCGCTCGGCGAGGAGCTGA
- the glgX gene encoding glycogen debranching protein GlgX, producing MRPWPGTPYPLGATYDGVGTNFTLFSEAGEWVELCLFDDEGNEERVRLPEVDGFVHHGYLLGIGPGQRYGYRVHGPHQPEQGLRCNPNKLLIDPYAKAIDGEVKWHESLFGYPFGDPDARNDQDSAGHVPLSLVVNPFFDWANDRPPKIPYNETVIYEAHVRGLTMRHPEVPERLRGTYAGLAHPVIIDHLKKLGVNAIELMPVHQFVTDHGLVEKELRNYWGYNTIGFFAPHDGYSALGHDAGQVQEFKGMVRALHEAGIEVILDVVYNHTAEGNHLGPTLSMRGIDNQAYYRLVEDEPKYYMDYTGTGNSMNVRSPHTLQLIMDSLRYWVTEMHVDGFRFDLAATLAREFYDVDRLSTFFDLVQQDPVVSQVKLIAEPWDVGPGGYQVGNFPPLWTEWNGKYRDTARDFWRGEPATLGEFASRFTGSSDLYKEDGRRPYASINFVTAHDGFTLTDLVSYNDKHNLANGEDGRDGADDNRSWNCGVEGPTDDPEVNELRERQRRNLLTTLLLSQGVPMLLHGDELGRTQQGNNNAYCQDNELSWVDWTLLEKNQPLLDFTSGLTDFRKKHPVFRRRRFFQGRPIRKGEELRDIAWFTPAGEEMTEQNWEDGFGRCVSVFLNGKGIPDLDQRGMKVEDDSFLVVFNAHHEDIEITLPGEGYGPEWAVVIDTATGEIAAFPQDEPTIPAGGSVTATARSVVVLQRMGAE from the coding sequence TTGCGGCCCTGGCCTGGAACGCCCTACCCGCTCGGCGCCACGTACGACGGCGTCGGCACCAACTTCACCCTGTTCTCCGAGGCAGGAGAATGGGTCGAGCTGTGCCTGTTCGACGACGAGGGCAACGAGGAGCGCGTCAGGCTCCCCGAGGTCGACGGCTTCGTCCACCACGGCTACCTGCTCGGCATCGGCCCCGGCCAGCGCTACGGCTACCGCGTGCACGGCCCGCACCAGCCTGAGCAGGGCCTGCGCTGCAACCCGAACAAGCTCCTCATCGACCCCTACGCCAAGGCCATCGACGGCGAGGTGAAGTGGCACGAGTCGCTGTTCGGCTACCCCTTCGGCGACCCCGACGCCCGCAACGACCAGGACTCGGCGGGCCACGTGCCGCTGTCGCTCGTGGTCAACCCGTTCTTCGACTGGGCCAACGACCGCCCGCCGAAGATCCCCTACAACGAGACCGTCATCTACGAGGCGCACGTCCGGGGCCTGACGATGCGGCACCCGGAGGTCCCCGAGCGGCTGCGCGGCACCTACGCGGGCCTGGCCCACCCGGTGATCATCGACCACCTGAAGAAGCTCGGCGTCAACGCCATCGAGCTGATGCCGGTGCACCAGTTCGTCACCGACCACGGCCTGGTCGAGAAGGAGCTGCGCAACTACTGGGGCTACAACACGATCGGGTTCTTCGCCCCGCACGACGGCTACTCCGCGCTCGGGCACGACGCCGGCCAGGTCCAGGAGTTCAAGGGCATGGTCAGGGCGCTGCACGAGGCGGGCATCGAGGTCATCCTCGACGTGGTCTACAACCACACCGCCGAGGGCAACCACCTCGGGCCGACCCTGTCCATGCGCGGCATCGACAACCAGGCCTACTACCGCCTGGTCGAGGACGAGCCGAAGTACTACATGGACTACACCGGCACCGGCAACTCCATGAACGTGCGCAGCCCGCACACGCTGCAGCTCATCATGGACTCGCTGCGCTACTGGGTCACCGAGATGCACGTCGACGGCTTCCGCTTCGACCTCGCCGCCACCCTGGCCCGCGAGTTCTACGACGTGGACCGGCTGTCGACGTTCTTCGACCTGGTGCAGCAGGACCCGGTGGTCAGCCAGGTCAAGCTCATCGCCGAGCCGTGGGACGTCGGCCCCGGCGGCTACCAGGTCGGCAACTTCCCGCCGCTGTGGACCGAGTGGAACGGCAAGTACCGCGACACCGCCCGCGACTTCTGGCGCGGCGAGCCCGCCACCCTCGGCGAGTTCGCCTCCCGCTTCACCGGCTCCTCCGACCTGTACAAGGAGGACGGGCGCAGGCCGTACGCGTCGATCAACTTCGTCACCGCGCACGACGGCTTCACCCTCACCGACCTCGTCTCGTACAACGACAAGCACAACCTGGCCAACGGCGAGGACGGCCGCGACGGCGCGGACGACAACCGCTCGTGGAACTGCGGCGTCGAGGGCCCCACCGACGACCCCGAGGTCAACGAGCTGCGCGAGCGCCAGCGGCGCAACCTGCTCACCACGCTGCTGCTGTCCCAGGGCGTGCCGATGCTGCTGCACGGCGACGAGCTCGGCCGCACCCAGCAGGGCAACAACAACGCCTACTGCCAGGACAACGAGCTGTCCTGGGTCGACTGGACGCTGCTGGAGAAGAACCAGCCGCTGCTCGACTTCACCTCGGGCCTGACCGACTTCCGCAAGAAGCACCCGGTGTTCCGGCGCAGGCGCTTCTTCCAGGGCAGGCCCATCCGCAAGGGCGAGGAGCTGCGCGACATCGCGTGGTTCACCCCGGCGGGCGAGGAGATGACCGAGCAGAACTGGGAGGACGGCTTCGGCCGCTGCGTCTCGGTGTTCCTCAACGGCAAGGGCATCCCGGACCTCGACCAGCGCGGCATGAAGGTCGAGGACGACTCGTTCCTGGTGGTGTTCAACGCCCACCACGAGGACATCGAGATCACCCTCCCCGGCGAGGGCTACGGCCCGGAGTGGGCCGTGGTCATCGACACCGCGACCGGCGAGATCGCCGCGTTCCCGCAGGACGAGCCCACGATCCCGGCGGGCGGCAGCGTCACCGCCACCGCGCGCTCGGTCGTCGTGCTCCAGCGGATGGGGGCCGAGTGA
- a CDS encoding CsbD family protein — MGIDDKASNKAEELKGRAKEGVGEATGNEQWQAEGRAERASGALKQGIEKVKDAFRK, encoded by the coding sequence ATGGGGATCGACGACAAGGCGAGCAACAAGGCCGAGGAGCTGAAGGGCCGTGCCAAGGAGGGCGTGGGCGAGGCGACCGGCAACGAGCAGTGGCAGGCCGAGGGCCGCGCGGAGCGCGCGTCCGGCGCCCTGAAGCAGGGCATCGAGAAGGTCAAGGACGCGTTCCGCAAGTAG
- a CDS encoding ANTAR domain-containing protein: protein MVGDMGQDDSLTARIASLEAEVRGLRNAVQTRTVIGQATGLIAAVQGCTPQQGFQLLVRMSQHHNVKLHTIAVKLIDLAAELGPHRAVRAVQVSEEQNGVPTPVDWPGADVVQAARQLVAAYDAATASSGHEPEARRQLTDQVNLAGQLLAERLTEVGWLPGS, encoded by the coding sequence GTGGTCGGGGACATGGGCCAGGACGATTCGCTGACCGCGCGGATCGCCAGCCTCGAAGCCGAGGTGAGGGGATTGCGCAACGCGGTGCAGACACGCACCGTGATCGGGCAGGCGACCGGACTCATCGCGGCGGTGCAGGGGTGCACCCCGCAACAGGGGTTCCAGCTGCTGGTCCGCATGTCGCAGCACCACAACGTCAAGCTGCACACCATCGCCGTGAAGCTGATAGACCTCGCGGCCGAGCTCGGGCCGCACCGCGCGGTGCGCGCGGTGCAGGTGTCCGAGGAGCAGAACGGCGTGCCGACCCCCGTCGACTGGCCGGGGGCCGACGTGGTGCAGGCGGCGCGGCAGCTCGTGGCCGCCTACGACGCGGCTACGGCGTCGAGCGGCCACGAGCCCGAAGCGCGAAGACAGCTGACCGACCAGGTGAACCTCGCCGGTCAGCTCCTCGCCGAGCGGCTCACCGAGGTCGGCTGGCTCCCTGGGAGCTGA